Proteins from one Methanococcus maripaludis C5 genomic window:
- a CDS encoding S-layer protein, with product MAISIKKIVSIGIGGLMLGSAFCSGAFAVEKVGDVDSFVSDISTDNSNVDIIVGSNSVASDVVSAANIAAKIGSLSFLEQNGESASATLSIASNSKSDEFNLVGSGVTDSLFAVSTDDDYVSVISNADFDSTSNLDATGYVSLEDLGNLMEVSDTDPSSWFTNSDDDVSAEFLFLRLKTDGANWKVNSDEMSYMTMLFNENTFVSAGFPTGLGWLAPGRNIAYLGEEWTLMGLSPDADKVCMGKEVYRGTIKEGESYSVNGCEIKIDSIITDGAKYKVSAKILKDGAVIASTYNEAPTNLIAGGIGVRFQKVYESIDGNVGHADVVIVNNVKGMPLGSEVIPDYEIYTVVYDSVSKQLKYSDDFVKGQQNVGLALKYVGDDLKGLESDDKVKVADYADFLFDDEGSSATKLNVFFEMNEEKEVSLVQSQKINVLNAEIVANAITTGDKESITVSAPVVKLDTETSMDASENPLILIGGPIVNSITNELSNAGLIAIDGESLATLAVVSDVANGNDVLIVAGGDRSATTEAANALIEMI from the coding sequence ATGGCAATCAGTATTAAAAAAATAGTTAGCATCGGTATAGGTGGCTTGATGCTTGGTTCAGCATTTTGTTCAGGTGCATTTGCAGTAGAAAAAGTTGGGGATGTAGATTCTTTTGTTTCAGATATTTCGACCGATAATTCAAATGTTGATATTATTGTTGGTTCAAATTCAGTAGCTTCAGACGTTGTATCTGCTGCAAATATTGCGGCAAAAATTGGATCATTATCCTTTTTAGAACAAAACGGTGAAAGTGCTTCTGCAACTTTATCAATTGCTTCAAACTCCAAATCAGATGAATTTAATTTAGTCGGTTCTGGAGTTACTGATTCACTTTTCGCAGTTTCCACAGATGATGACTATGTATCTGTCATTTCAAATGCAGATTTTGACAGTACAAGTAATCTAGATGCTACAGGATATGTTTCACTTGAAGATTTAGGTAATTTGATGGAAGTATCAGATACTGACCCTTCAAGCTGGTTTACTAATTCAGACGATGATGTTTCCGCAGAATTTTTATTTTTAAGACTTAAAACTGATGGTGCAAACTGGAAGGTAAATTCTGATGAAATGTCCTATATGACAATGTTATTTAATGAAAATACTTTTGTAAGTGCAGGATTTCCAACAGGGTTAGGGTGGCTGGCTCCCGGACGTAATATTGCATATTTGGGTGAAGAATGGACATTGATGGGTCTGAGTCCAGATGCTGATAAAGTTTGTATGGGAAAGGAAGTTTATCGAGGCACGATAAAAGAAGGGGAATCATATTCAGTGAATGGGTGCGAAATAAAAATCGATTCAATTATAACGGATGGTGCTAAATATAAAGTCAGTGCAAAAATATTAAAAGATGGTGCGGTTATAGCGTCTACATATAATGAAGCACCAACAAACTTAATTGCAGGCGGAATTGGAGTAAGATTTCAAAAAGTTTATGAAAGTATAGATGGAAATGTAGGTCATGCTGATGTTGTAATTGTAAATAATGTAAAAGGAATGCCTTTAGGATCAGAAGTGATTCCAGATTATGAAATTTACACAGTAGTATATGATTCCGTAAGTAAGCAGTTAAAATACAGCGATGATTTTGTAAAGGGCCAACAAAACGTAGGTCTTGCTTTAAAATATGTTGGAGATGACTTAAAAGGTTTAGAATCTGATGATAAAGTTAAAGTTGCAGATTATGCAGATTTCTTGTTTGATGATGAGGGAAGCAGTGCAACCAAATTAAACGTATTCTTCGAAATGAATGAAGAAAAAGAAGTTAGCTTAGTACAAAGCCAGAAAATAAACGTCTTAAATGCGGAAATTGTTGCAAATGCAATTACTACAGGAGACAAAGAATCTATAACCGTAAGTGCCCCAGTAGTTAAATTGGACACTGAAACTTCAATGGATGCTTCAGAAAATCCATTAATATTGATTGGTGGGCCGATTGTAAATTCAATAACTAATGAATTATCAAATGCAGGTTTAATTGCAATTGATGGCGAATCCCTTGCAACTTTAGCAGTAGTTTCTGATGTTGCAAATGGAAACGATGTTTTAATTGTTGCCGGTGGCGACAGAAGCGCTACAACAGAAGCAGCAAATGCTTTAATTGAAATGATTTAA
- the cofG gene encoding 7,8-didemethyl-8-hydroxy-5-deazariboflavin synthase subunit CofG, with translation MITKNEALDFLKLNSINSILEKLEGINTQNSSKTITFSKNAFIPVCNWCRNVCGYCTFRNENFKLLKMDEMKEILTKANAFGCREALFTFGENVDENEKVKEELKKMGYYGILEYLYEISAWCLENTNLLPHTNCGILSYDELEYLREVNASMGLMLENSSARLCSTIAHEKSPGKDPNLRIEMIENAGKLKIPFTTGILIGIGETLEERIDSIFEIKRIHEKYGHIQEVIVQNFRSKPLIPMENYKEPSPIEMFKMIILSKLILEGISIQVPPNLNRETGQLFLMAGIDDWGGVSPLTKDFVNPEAPWPDIEELNSFSKELGFELKERLPVYEKYISKEWLDKKVLEKIKK, from the coding sequence ATGATAACAAAAAATGAAGCATTGGATTTTTTAAAATTAAATTCAATAAACTCCATTTTGGAAAAATTAGAAGGTATTAATACACAAAATTCTTCTAAAACCATTACTTTTTCAAAAAATGCATTTATTCCTGTTTGTAACTGGTGCAGAAACGTCTGTGGATACTGCACATTTAGAAATGAAAACTTTAAATTGCTAAAAATGGACGAAATGAAAGAAATTTTAACTAAAGCAAATGCTTTTGGGTGCAGGGAAGCGCTATTCACTTTTGGGGAAAATGTTGATGAAAACGAGAAAGTGAAAGAAGAATTGAAAAAAATGGGGTATTATGGAATTTTAGAATATTTATACGAAATAAGTGCGTGGTGTCTTGAAAACACGAATCTTTTACCACATACTAACTGCGGGATTTTGTCTTACGATGAACTGGAATACCTAAGGGAAGTAAATGCTTCGATGGGTTTGATGCTTGAAAATTCAAGTGCGAGATTATGCAGTACTATCGCACATGAAAAGAGTCCAGGAAAAGACCCTAATTTAAGAATTGAAATGATCGAAAATGCGGGAAAATTAAAAATTCCATTTACTACGGGAATATTGATTGGAATTGGAGAAACTCTTGAAGAAAGAATTGATTCCATATTTGAAATCAAACGAATTCATGAAAAGTATGGACATATTCAAGAAGTTATCGTTCAAAACTTTAGATCAAAACCCCTAATTCCAATGGAAAATTACAAAGAACCAAGTCCTATTGAAATGTTTAAAATGATAATTCTTTCAAAATTAATTTTAGAAGGTATTTCAATTCAAGTTCCACCAAATTTAAATCGCGAAACTGGACAGCTGTTTTTAATGGCTGGAATTGATGACTGGGGCGGAGTTTCTCCATTAACAAAAGACTTTGTAAACCCCGAAGCCCCATGGCCAGATATTGAAGAATTAAACAGTTTTTCAAAAGAACTTGGATTTGAATTAAAAGAAAGGCTTCCAGTTTACGAAAAATACATTTCAAAAGAATGGCTGGATAAAAAAGTTTTAGAAAAAATTAAAAAATAA
- the nadC gene encoding carboxylating nicotinate-nucleotide diphosphorylase, translating into MLKNHALSILEKSLDYDVGFGDLTTELMIPKNQESEAVFVAKEESIICGIDFVIEFMEKNGLTCTPLVNEGDKVIGPFLKVKGNTKTIIILERTALNFLMHISGISTKTNRIIENVRKINKTVNIAATRKTHPLLSMIEKYAVFVGGGDTHRFRLDDMVMIKDNHIQAVGIDECFKRAEKLSFSKKIEVEVDTLDQLKKVIEYKPDIILLDNFEFKNIETALNIVSEFEQKTGFRPKIELSGGINENNVNTYAKYNVDVISMGSLIHSAISVDIGLDLL; encoded by the coding sequence GTGTTGAAAAATCATGCTTTAAGTATATTGGAAAAATCACTCGATTACGATGTAGGTTTTGGAGACCTGACAACAGAATTAATGATACCTAAAAATCAGGAATCGGAAGCTGTTTTTGTTGCTAAGGAAGAATCCATAATCTGTGGAATTGATTTTGTAATTGAATTTATGGAAAAAAACGGATTAACCTGTACTCCATTAGTAAACGAAGGAGATAAAGTTATTGGACCTTTTTTAAAGGTTAAGGGAAATACAAAAACAATAATAATTCTTGAAAGGACGGCTTTAAACTTTTTAATGCATATTTCTGGAATTTCAACTAAAACCAACAGGATAATTGAAAATGTACGAAAAATTAATAAAACTGTAAACATTGCAGCAACAAGAAAAACACACCCGCTACTTTCGATGATTGAAAAATATGCAGTTTTTGTTGGTGGTGGAGATACCCACAGATTCAGGCTTGATGACATGGTAATGATTAAAGATAACCACATTCAGGCAGTTGGAATAGATGAATGCTTTAAAAGAGCTGAAAAATTAAGCTTTTCTAAAAAAATTGAAGTAGAAGTTGATACTCTCGACCAGTTGAAAAAAGTAATTGAATATAAGCCAGATATAATACTTCTCGACAATTTTGAATTTAAAAATATAGAAACTGCACTAAATATCGTTTCAGAATTTGAACAAAAAACTGGGTTCAGACCAAAAATTGAGCTCAGCGGTGGAATAAACGAAAATAACGTGAATACTTATGCAAAATATAATGTAGACGTTATTTCAATGGGTTCATTAATTCATTCAGCAATATCTGTTGATATCGGACTTGATTTACTTTAA
- a CDS encoding Rpp14/Pop5 family protein produces the protein MLKTLPPTLREKKRYVALEIIFEEELFQKDVIAIVRNALMNYSGVLGCSRTNPWLIDYNHPYGILRISREEVNNLRSSLSLTNEHRKKPINIHIIGISNSVKHVREKFLHVPHEPYYKVIQKLKKKGPKK, from the coding sequence ATGTTAAAAACACTACCTCCGACCTTGAGAGAAAAAAAAAGGTACGTTGCACTTGAAATTATTTTTGAAGAAGAACTATTTCAAAAAGACGTAATTGCAATTGTTAGAAATGCTTTAATGAATTATTCTGGGGTTTTAGGCTGTTCTAGAACAAACCCTTGGCTAATTGATTACAACCACCCATATGGAATACTCAGAATTTCAAGAGAAGAAGTCAATAATTTACGAAGTTCGCTTAGTTTAACAAATGAACACCGAAAAAAGCCGATAAATATACACATAATTGGAATTTCAAACTCTGTAAAGCACGTTCGTGAGAAGTTTTTACACGTACCGCACGAACCATACTACAAAGTTATACAAAAACTTAAAAAAAAGGGCCCAAAAAAGTAA
- the serS gene encoding serine--tRNA ligase codes for MRFKLDGRIIFSKDVEEETQKDIVEVLENRDIFLKGVPEGKENEASKIETYEFDGKDLKLKMTSGTYTRAHEGIVRLKKPIMEKVGRKHQIGIRDVAIDKYIVTLTAEPSKVSELKGLKVPECEVELESEKINIVFENLGDGELKRNIIDRAIKFVKNELDKQDQDLTFEVCKIAPGTIVSDYKAKREITFDTDPTELAEPYGWVKRFPGRGQWFYTAPMAKLFRAFESIIIEECIDKIGFDECLFPKLIPLDVMYKMRYLEGLPEGMYYVCPPKREPEMFQDFVNEMMIKKEIPIEKLKTLLRDPAYVLAPAQCEPFYTFFDHELVDVDHPSKFFDKSGWTYRWEGGGAKGLDRVNEFLRGECVWMGTPEFVEKVRDDTLKYAEKLAEKLDLEYWTEVGDDPFYLEGRKSEARGIEFPDVPKYEMRLWLPHVKEERKGVAVTSANIHGTHFVEGFGIKDYKERKVWTGCTGYGLTRWVIGFLAQYGYNYDDWPELIQKKVGKLPEIPKVITWP; via the coding sequence ATGAGATTTAAACTCGATGGGAGAATAATATTCAGCAAGGATGTCGAAGAAGAAACACAAAAAGATATCGTCGAAGTTTTGGAAAACAGAGATATTTTCTTAAAAGGTGTTCCAGAAGGCAAAGAAAACGAAGCTTCAAAAATTGAAACTTACGAATTTGACGGAAAAGATTTAAAACTTAAAATGACTTCAGGAACCTACACGAGAGCGCATGAAGGTATTGTAAGATTGAAAAAACCAATAATGGAAAAAGTTGGAAGAAAACACCAGATTGGTATTAGGGATGTTGCAATTGATAAATACATTGTAACACTCACAGCAGAACCTTCAAAAGTTAGCGAATTAAAAGGATTGAAAGTTCCAGAATGTGAAGTTGAATTAGAAAGTGAAAAAATTAACATTGTCTTTGAAAATTTAGGCGATGGAGAATTAAAAAGAAATATTATTGACAGGGCGATTAAATTCGTTAAAAATGAACTTGATAAACAAGATCAAGACTTAACGTTTGAAGTTTGTAAAATTGCTCCAGGAACAATTGTTTCAGACTACAAAGCAAAAAGAGAAATTACATTTGATACGGACCCAACTGAACTCGCAGAACCATACGGCTGGGTAAAAAGATTCCCTGGAAGAGGACAGTGGTTTTATACTGCACCAATGGCAAAATTATTCAGAGCATTCGAAAGCATAATTATCGAAGAATGTATCGATAAAATAGGATTTGACGAATGTTTATTCCCAAAATTAATTCCCTTGGATGTAATGTACAAAATGAGATATTTAGAGGGACTTCCTGAAGGAATGTACTATGTATGCCCTCCAAAAAGGGAACCTGAAATGTTTCAGGATTTTGTAAACGAAATGATGATTAAAAAGGAAATTCCTATTGAAAAATTAAAAACTTTGTTAAGAGATCCTGCATACGTTTTAGCACCTGCACAGTGTGAACCGTTCTACACATTCTTCGATCATGAATTGGTAGATGTTGATCACCCTTCGAAATTTTTCGACAAAAGTGGTTGGACTTACAGGTGGGAAGGCGGTGGAGCCAAAGGTCTTGACAGAGTAAATGAGTTCTTGAGGGGCGAATGTGTATGGATGGGTACTCCCGAATTTGTGGAAAAAGTGAGAGACGATACCCTAAAATACGCTGAAAAACTAGCAGAAAAATTAGATTTAGAATACTGGACTGAAGTTGGAGACGATCCATTCTATTTAGAAGGTAGAAAATCAGAAGCTAGAGGAATTGAATTCCCTGATGTTCCAAAATACGAAATGAGACTATGGTTACCACACGTTAAAGAAGAAAGAAAAGGTGTTGCTGTAACTTCAGCAAACATTCATGGAACACACTTTGTAGAAGGATTTGGAATTAAAGACTACAAAGAAAGAAAAGTTTGGACTGGATGTACAGGATACGGACTAACCAGATGGGTAATTGGATTTTTAGCACAGTACGGCTACAATTACGACGATTGGCCAGAATTAATCCAGAAAAAAGTTGGAAAATTGCCAGAAATTCCTAAAGTAATAACCTGGCCATAA
- the aksF gene encoding homoisocitrate dehydrogenase has product MRNTPKICVINGDGIGNEVIPETVRVLNEIGDFEFIETHAGYECFKRCGDAIPEKTIEIAKESDSILFGSVTTPKPTELKNKPYRSPILTLRKELDLYANIRPTFNFKNLDFVIIRENTEGLYVKKEYYDEKNEVATAERIISKFGSSRIVKFAFDYALQNNRKKVSCIHKANVLRITDGLFLGVFEEISKKYEKLGIVSDDYLIDATAMYLIRNPQMFDVMVTTNLFGDILSDEAAGLIGGLGMSPSANIGDKNGLFEPVHGSAPDIAGKGISNPIATILSAAMMLDHLKINKEAEYIRNAVKKTVECKYLTPDLGGHLKTSEVTEKIIESIKSQMIQ; this is encoded by the coding sequence ATGAGAAACACTCCCAAAATTTGTGTTATTAATGGAGATGGCATTGGAAACGAAGTGATTCCTGAAACAGTGCGCGTCTTGAATGAAATTGGGGATTTTGAATTTATAGAAACACATGCGGGCTACGAATGTTTTAAAAGATGTGGCGATGCGATACCTGAAAAGACCATAGAAATTGCAAAAGAATCTGATTCTATTCTTTTTGGATCTGTTACTACCCCAAAACCAACTGAATTAAAAAATAAACCCTATAGAAGTCCAATATTAACTTTAAGAAAAGAACTCGACCTTTATGCAAATATAAGACCGACTTTCAACTTCAAAAACCTTGATTTTGTGATAATTCGCGAAAATACCGAAGGTCTTTATGTGAAAAAAGAATATTACGACGAAAAAAATGAAGTTGCGACTGCTGAACGAATTATTTCTAAATTTGGAAGCTCGAGAATTGTAAAATTTGCTTTTGATTATGCACTTCAAAACAATAGAAAAAAAGTATCCTGTATTCACAAAGCAAATGTTTTGAGGATCACAGATGGGTTATTCCTAGGGGTATTTGAAGAAATATCGAAAAAATATGAAAAATTGGGAATAGTGTCTGATGACTATTTGATTGATGCAACAGCGATGTATTTAATTAGAAATCCGCAAATGTTTGATGTCATGGTTACAACAAATTTATTTGGAGATATTTTATCGGATGAAGCTGCTGGACTTATCGGAGGACTTGGAATGTCTCCTTCAGCAAATATTGGTGACAAAAACGGATTATTCGAACCAGTGCATGGATCCGCACCAGATATTGCTGGAAAAGGAATTTCAAACCCGATTGCAACAATTTTAAGTGCTGCAATGATGCTTGATCATTTAAAAATAAATAAAGAAGCGGAATACATAAGAAATGCAGTTAAAAAAACTGTTGAATGTAAATACCTAACTCCGGATCTTGGGGGACACTTAAAAACTTCTGAAGTTACAGAAAAAATCATTGAATCAATAAAATCTCAAATGATTCAATGA
- a CDS encoding AIR synthase related protein: MENIEYEIKYAIDHMMENNYPRKELWNMDSKVPGLLSGIRAGDDGVVVGKSVYNMEGPYPLILGSKTALIHTTCDIVAMGAKPLYAMDAIQAANEEEIKIAVDGLKKQSIGLDIPIIGGNTQTIESLKSCMSVVVFGKLVSDTFVRDSGSKDGDVMLMLGHPVEGDIGERIQKAKNKFDTFLDVLKNDIEVHACKDASRGGWLCNILEMLLKAQNGVEITGLPYPRATRYLGTYLVSVPEYEVSNVLEIAVKNRCPLTPFGRVTSEKVLKIGNKEYINREEMNKLIKSFPYKS, translated from the coding sequence ATGGAAAATATCGAGTACGAAATTAAATATGCAATAGACCATATGATGGAGAACAACTACCCTAGAAAAGAACTTTGGAACATGGATTCAAAGGTTCCGGGTCTTTTAAGTGGAATTAGGGCAGGAGACGATGGAGTAGTTGTTGGAAAATCGGTTTACAATATGGAAGGGCCATACCCATTAATATTAGGCTCAAAAACTGCACTCATTCACACCACCTGTGATATCGTTGCAATGGGTGCAAAGCCACTTTATGCAATGGATGCAATTCAGGCTGCAAATGAAGAAGAAATTAAAATTGCAGTTGATGGTTTAAAAAAACAGTCAATTGGACTTGATATCCCAATAATTGGTGGAAATACCCAAACTATTGAATCATTAAAATCCTGCATGAGTGTAGTTGTTTTTGGAAAACTTGTTTCAGACACATTTGTTCGAGATTCTGGTTCAAAAGATGGAGATGTAATGTTGATGCTTGGACATCCTGTTGAAGGCGACATTGGAGAAAGAATCCAAAAAGCAAAGAATAAATTTGATACATTTTTAGATGTTTTGAAAAACGATATCGAAGTTCACGCCTGTAAAGATGCTTCAAGGGGCGGTTGGCTTTGTAATATTTTAGAAATGCTTTTAAAAGCTCAAAATGGTGTTGAAATAACTGGCTTACCATATCCTCGAGCTACAAGATATCTTGGAACATATTTAGTAAGTGTTCCTGAATATGAAGTTTCAAATGTTTTAGAAATTGCAGTTAAAAATAGATGTCCACTTACTCCTTTTGGAAGAGTAACTTCAGAAAAGGTTCTTAAAATTGGAAATAAGGAATATATCAACAGAGAAGAAATGAATAAATTGATAAAAAGTTTTCCTTATAAATCTTAA
- a CDS encoding tetratricopeptide repeat protein: protein MGLLSIFETKEPKKLFGKGMEYYNRGKYQKAIELFNKTINSEPNNPHAWYFKGHAYQMLDKPKLAQDSYEKALSISPNDLEMVKNYAMLLNSLELFNESVEVLKDVSEPDFEITEILGNAYLKMGKFDEALVEFDKILEKKPKYKEVLAKKGTVLVGLKKFDEALDIYEKVLKISPYDTEVWKNIGNAFYTVKKYEKAIQFYDMYLTEHKGDFEVTLSKGDAFRKLGKTNEALDLYTKVLEKHMNSHEPWCRVGLLYYDNKDYETATYYLELASERNPLNPSILIKLARTYIRLKNYNKSLEFIEKALDKDNEYAKAWCYKGQVLDILERHYEAIDCYKKAINLNKNVSDFWIQLSKVYGTVGKKEDSKYAYETAIKLEPEIALFEKNVQNSNFL from the coding sequence ATGGGACTACTCTCCATTTTTGAAACAAAGGAACCAAAAAAATTGTTTGGAAAAGGCATGGAATATTATAATAGGGGCAAATATCAAAAAGCAATAGAATTATTTAATAAAACCATCAATTCTGAACCAAATAATCCTCATGCATGGTATTTCAAAGGACATGCCTACCAAATGCTTGATAAACCAAAATTAGCTCAGGACTCCTACGAAAAAGCTTTATCAATAAGTCCAAATGATCTTGAAATGGTAAAAAATTATGCAATGTTGTTAAATTCTTTGGAATTGTTTAATGAATCTGTTGAAGTTTTAAAGGATGTTTCCGAACCAGATTTTGAAATTACTGAAATTTTAGGCAATGCTTACTTAAAAATGGGTAAATTTGATGAAGCTCTTGTGGAATTCGATAAAATTTTAGAAAAAAAGCCGAAATATAAGGAAGTACTTGCAAAAAAAGGAACTGTACTTGTGGGACTTAAAAAATTTGATGAAGCTCTTGATATTTATGAAAAAGTTTTGAAAATAAGTCCATATGATACAGAAGTATGGAAAAATATAGGTAATGCATTTTATACTGTCAAAAAGTATGAAAAGGCAATTCAATTTTACGATATGTATTTGACTGAACATAAAGGCGACTTTGAAGTAACCCTATCAAAGGGCGATGCTTTTAGAAAACTTGGAAAAACTAATGAAGCTCTTGATCTTTATACAAAAGTACTTGAAAAACATATGAACAGCCACGAACCTTGGTGTAGGGTTGGACTCCTGTATTATGATAATAAAGATTATGAAACTGCCACTTATTATTTAGAACTTGCAAGTGAAAGGAACCCATTAAATCCATCCATACTTATAAAACTTGCTCGAACATATATTAGACTGAAAAATTATAATAAAAGCCTCGAATTTATTGAAAAAGCACTGGATAAAGATAACGAATATGCAAAAGCATGGTGCTACAAAGGACAGGTTTTAGACATTTTAGAAAGACATTACGAAGCAATAGACTGCTACAAAAAAGCAATAAATCTGAATAAAAATGTTTCAGACTTTTGGATACAGCTTTCTAAAGTCTATGGTACTGTTGGAAAAAAAGAAGATTCGAAATATGCTTATGAAACTGCAATTAAACTTGAACCTGAAATTGCCCTTTTTGAAAAAAATGTGCAAAATTCAAACTTTTTGTAG
- the cbiQ gene encoding cobalt ECF transporter T component CbiQ, giving the protein MHGSIHSLERDAFVESPLHKIDARIKLIFVFAVVLTATIFNNIHLMILMEIYILFVMLFSKIPLLNLIKRIIMIIPFGGFIALFQPFIRGGSVIFYLGMLPVYAEGLDFGISLFLKFLVSISSVVLLSSTTPMYEVINAGKKLGIPSIMSTLLGMMIRYLFVMFDVLESTLKAQKSRALNRKNLSYNDLLNTFGSLVGLVFLKSYEQGERTYLGMLSRGYSKDSKIKTLGQKIGFNDIVFLSATTILLSVGIVSF; this is encoded by the coding sequence TTGCACGGATCAATTCATAGTTTAGAACGAGATGCATTTGTTGAAAGTCCACTTCATAAAATAGATGCTAGAATCAAATTAATCTTTGTTTTTGCCGTAGTTTTGACTGCAACAATATTTAACAATATTCATCTGATGATTTTAATGGAAATTTACATTTTATTCGTAATGCTCTTTTCAAAAATCCCTCTTCTAAATTTAATTAAAAGAATCATTATGATAATTCCATTTGGTGGATTTATAGCATTATTTCAGCCATTCATTCGAGGAGGATCAGTAATATTTTATTTGGGAATGCTTCCAGTATACGCGGAAGGATTGGATTTTGGAATTTCGTTATTTTTAAAGTTTTTGGTATCAATATCCTCTGTAGTGCTACTTTCCTCGACTACTCCGATGTATGAAGTAATTAATGCTGGAAAAAAACTTGGAATTCCGAGCATTATGTCTACCCTTCTTGGAATGATGATAAGATACCTTTTTGTAATGTTCGATGTTTTAGAATCCACCCTAAAAGCGCAGAAATCAAGAGCACTCAACCGAAAAAATTTAAGTTATAATGATCTTTTGAATACTTTTGGATCTTTAGTCGGACTTGTTTTTTTAAAATCATATGAACAAGGTGAAAGAACATATTTAGGAATGCTTTCAAGAGGATATTCAAAAGATTCCAAAATAAAAACACTTGGTCAAAAAATTGGATTTAATGATATAGTATTTTTATCTGCAACTACGATATTATTATCCGTTGGAATAGTTTCATTTTAG
- a CDS encoding Dabb family protein yields MIKHIVMWKLKDNANANEKLENAKIIKTNLEALKEVIPEIKYIEVGIDSKKFENNYDVVLVSEFGNFEDLDVYQKHPSHLKVGKFVKSVAELRTAVDYEF; encoded by the coding sequence ATGATAAAACATATCGTTATGTGGAAATTAAAAGATAATGCAAATGCTAATGAAAAATTAGAAAATGCAAAAATTATTAAAACAAATTTAGAAGCGTTAAAAGAAGTTATTCCTGAAATAAAATATATTGAAGTTGGAATAGATTCAAAAAAATTTGAAAATAACTACGATGTAGTTTTAGTATCTGAATTTGGTAATTTTGAAGATTTAGATGTTTATCAAAAACATCCCTCACATTTGAAAGTTGGAAAATTTGTAAAATCAGTTGCAGAACTGAGAACTGCCGTTGATTACGAATTTTAA
- a CDS encoding PDGLE domain-containing protein translates to MNNNNSILVAGLIVALLLGLAAPFLASGDPDGLESAAEKIINEEVLGANLEEAGLEEEGTIAPSPMPDYAIPGMDKIGEIGALIIGILLITALSFGVGSIFKKSTSEN, encoded by the coding sequence ATGAATAACAATAACTCAATATTGGTTGCAGGATTAATTGTTGCTTTATTACTTGGACTTGCAGCACCATTTTTAGCTTCAGGTGACCCTGATGGATTGGAAAGCGCTGCAGAAAAAATCATTAACGAAGAAGTTCTTGGAGCAAATTTGGAAGAAGCAGGTCTTGAAGAAGAAGGAACGATTGCACCTTCACCAATGCCCGACTATGCAATTCCAGGAATGGACAAAATTGGGGAAATTGGTGCATTAATTATTGGTATTTTATTAATAACTGCACTTTCATTTGGCGTTGGTTCAATCTTTAAAAAATCAACATCAGAAAACTAA